From Oceanococcus atlanticus, a single genomic window includes:
- a CDS encoding CBS domain-containing protein encodes MKELKFSDAGHFNRLIWPDHGHAVGVDSAATSLMTDFARSLPMVIGGNIRIADARAEMKHQHTGFKCVVDEHDEFIGVVGLDDLNDQEVVKKVASGFERAELSVADFMCPKRALRAMSYVQIAPMRVYALLWALRGCDGHHCLVLDDDANAIRGLVAASDVVQRMGLPLDPWSASFVDIWMCLSQQHSSHRSA; translated from the coding sequence ATGAAAGAGCTTAAATTCAGTGATGCAGGTCATTTCAATCGATTGATCTGGCCCGATCACGGGCATGCCGTGGGTGTTGATAGCGCAGCGACGAGCTTGATGACGGATTTCGCGCGTTCGTTGCCCATGGTGATTGGCGGCAATATCAGAATTGCCGATGCCCGGGCTGAAATGAAACATCAGCACACCGGCTTCAAATGTGTGGTGGATGAACACGATGAGTTCATCGGCGTGGTTGGGCTGGATGATCTCAACGATCAGGAGGTCGTCAAGAAGGTGGCCTCCGGCTTTGAGCGGGCGGAGCTGTCGGTCGCCGATTTCATGTGCCCAAAACGGGCTTTGCGAGCGATGAGCTATGTCCAGATTGCACCCATGCGGGTTTATGCCCTGCTGTGGGCACTGCGTGGATGTGATGGCCATCATTGTCTGGTGCTTGATGATGACGCCAATGCCATTCGTGGACTGGTGGCGGCATCTGACGTGGTGCAGCGCATGGGCTTGCCGCTGGATCCATGGTCGGCATCTTTTGTGGATATCTGGATGTGTCTGAGTCAGCAACATTCGTCGCACAGGTCGGCCTGA
- the folE gene encoding GTP cyclohydrolase I FolE, whose translation MSAITVGKYQDNTPASLTRPSREQAEEAVRTLIRWAGDDPLREGLLDTPARVTRAYEEFFAGYAQSPQDLLQATFEEVSGYQDMVLLRDIRLESHCEHHIVPIIGKAHVAYMPSSRVVGISKLVRLVEVFAKRLQTQETLTAQIAQALDAALAPRGVAVLIDAAHQCMTTRGVKQPGVSTVTSQFSGVFAADVALQERIWRLL comes from the coding sequence GTGAGCGCAATTACCGTGGGTAAGTATCAAGACAACACGCCCGCGAGCTTGACCCGACCGTCACGCGAGCAGGCCGAAGAGGCGGTGCGGACCTTGATTCGCTGGGCTGGCGATGATCCCTTGCGTGAAGGTTTGCTCGACACGCCGGCCCGCGTGACGCGGGCCTATGAAGAATTTTTTGCCGGCTATGCCCAGAGCCCGCAAGACTTGCTCCAGGCCACATTTGAAGAGGTTTCAGGCTATCAGGACATGGTTCTGCTGCGTGATATTCGCCTGGAATCGCATTGCGAGCACCACATTGTGCCGATCATTGGTAAGGCTCACGTGGCCTATATGCCGTCCAGTCGCGTGGTCGGGATCAGTAAGCTGGTCCGGCTGGTCGAGGTTTTCGCGAAACGATTGCAAACGCAGGAAACCCTGACCGCACAGATCGCTCAGGCGCTGGATGCGGCGCTGGCGCCGCGCGGGGTGGCTGTGCTTATCGATGCGGCGCATCAGTGCATGACAACGCGCGGTGTCAAACAACCCGGTGTGAGCACTGTGACCTCACAGTTCAGCGGAGTGTTCGCAGCGGATGTCGCGTTGCAGGAGCGTATCTGGCGCCTGCTTTAA
- a CDS encoding crotonase/enoyl-CoA hydratase family protein, which produces MASNSVAYAFNDGIATITIDDGKRNALSPAVFKGIYSAFRQAEKDKAIVILTGREGILSAGYDLKVMKAGNADTLRMLRAGYSLTARIMEYPYPVITASSGHAYAMGVFMMLSSDYILGVQGDYTITANEVAIGLPMPRVPITVMKQRLTPAAFQRAVTLAEAFNPESAVSAGFYDELTSVDTLMDTARARAEHFKNLDMTAHSFTKRRIRAKQIKAIRRQVPLDIMDAVRFALQGGKPKR; this is translated from the coding sequence ATGGCCAGCAACAGCGTCGCATACGCATTCAATGACGGCATCGCCACCATCACCATTGACGACGGCAAGCGCAATGCGCTCTCACCTGCCGTGTTCAAAGGCATCTACAGCGCCTTTCGCCAGGCCGAAAAAGACAAGGCCATCGTCATCCTGACCGGGCGCGAAGGCATACTTTCGGCCGGTTACGATCTCAAGGTGATGAAGGCCGGCAACGCCGACACCTTGCGCATGCTACGTGCCGGATACTCGCTGACCGCCCGCATCATGGAATACCCCTACCCGGTGATCACGGCCAGCAGCGGCCACGCCTACGCCATGGGCGTGTTCATGATGCTCAGCAGTGACTACATCCTCGGCGTGCAGGGTGATTACACCATCACCGCCAATGAAGTCGCCATCGGCCTGCCGATGCCGCGCGTGCCGATCACGGTGATGAAGCAGCGCCTGACCCCCGCCGCCTTTCAGCGCGCGGTGACGCTGGCTGAGGCGTTCAACCCCGAGAGTGCCGTGAGCGCCGGTTTCTACGATGAACTCACCAGCGTCGACACCCTCATGGACACCGCGCGGGCCCGTGCCGAGCACTTCAAAAACCTAGACATGACGGCACACAGCTTCACCAAGCGCCGTATCCGCGCCAAACAGATCAAAGCCATACGTCGCCAGGTTCCGCTCGACATCATGGATGCGGTGCGCTTTGCCCTGCAGGGCGGCAAACCCAAGCGATGA
- a CDS encoding metallophosphoesterase, whose protein sequence is MSEPPVRLACIGDVHGFWDRADTRYFNQSHYQGLLFTGDLPRFTNAVPVARRLAELNKPAWLIPGNHDGPSPMQLLAELKGWQALCDRGAASMPQRMQALQRALGDIALGGYKLFAISPHIGLITARPHAMGPDRFYFRRYMAQAHAVRNYQDSAERLKQLVDAAPGQLVFLAHNGPSGLGEQSTDIWGCDFSPQFGDFGDRDLRVAIDYAQTQGKQVLAVVAGHMHHRHKRGGGVRQPAVRQDGVLYINAASVARIRGKGARRHHVALSLQNGQAKAQECWVDEAGMLLSQTALAPA, encoded by the coding sequence ATGAGCGAACCCCCGGTTCGGCTTGCCTGCATCGGTGACGTGCACGGTTTCTGGGACCGTGCCGACACCCGCTATTTCAACCAGTCACACTATCAAGGCCTGCTGTTCACCGGCGACCTGCCGCGTTTCACCAACGCCGTGCCGGTGGCGCGACGCCTGGCCGAACTGAACAAGCCGGCCTGGTTGATTCCGGGTAACCACGATGGCCCATCGCCGATGCAGCTGCTGGCCGAACTCAAAGGCTGGCAGGCATTGTGTGATCGAGGCGCTGCCAGCATGCCGCAGCGCATGCAGGCCTTACAGCGTGCCCTTGGCGATATCGCGCTAGGCGGCTACAAGCTGTTCGCAATCAGCCCACACATCGGGCTGATCACCGCGCGCCCGCATGCCATGGGCCCGGATCGATTCTATTTCCGTCGCTACATGGCCCAGGCGCACGCCGTTCGCAATTACCAAGACAGCGCCGAACGGCTCAAGCAGCTGGTGGATGCCGCACCGGGCCAGTTGGTGTTCCTGGCCCACAATGGCCCCAGCGGCCTGGGCGAGCAATCGACCGACATCTGGGGCTGCGACTTCTCACCCCAGTTCGGTGATTTCGGCGACCGTGATCTGCGTGTCGCCATCGACTATGCCCAGACGCAGGGCAAACAGGTGCTTGCGGTGGTCGCCGGCCACATGCACCACCGCCACAAACGCGGCGGTGGGGTGCGCCAGCCAGCGGTGCGCCAGGACGGCGTGCTGTACATCAACGCCGCCAGCGTGGCGCGTATTCGCGGCAAGGGCGCGCGACGTCATCATGTCGCGCTGAGCCTGCAAAACGGTCAGGCCAAGGCCCAAGAGTGCTGGGTCGACGAAGCCGGCATGCTGCTCAGCCAGACCGCACTCGCGCCCGCCTGA